One Chitinivibrionales bacterium genomic window, TAAAGTAATTCGCGAAATTGAAAACAATCCTTCGCATACGCAACGAAGCCTTGCTGAAAAGCTGGATATAAGCCTTGGAAAGGCCAATTATGTGCTTGCAGGGCTTATTGAAAAAGGCATCGTGAAGGCGAAGAAATTAAAAAACCATCCAGACAAAATCAGATGGCAATACG contains:
- a CDS encoding MarR family EPS-associated transcriptional regulator, whose product is MIEYKVIREIENNPSHTQRSLAEKLDISLGKANYVLAGLIEKGIVKAKKLKNHPDKIRWQYVLTPAGMREKLKITQKYLHRRMLEYEEMQKEIAQLQQEINVKEKVN